One Methanocaldococcus villosus KIN24-T80 genomic window carries:
- a CDS encoding formate--phosphoribosylaminoimidazolecarboxamide ligase — MIKKDEIIEIFNEYNKDEITIATLGSHTALHILKGSKLEGFSTVCITVKGRDIPYKRFRVADKFIYVNDFSEIKDEEVQEKLREMNSIIIPHGSFIAYCGLDNIEKNFYVPMFGNRMILRWEAERDLERKLLEEAGIRVPKKFEDPNDIDRCVIVKFPGARGGKGYFIASSKDEFYKKANELIDKGILTDEDLKKAHIEEYIIGTNFCFHYFYSPLKNEVELLGIDKRYESNIDGLIRIPAKDQLESNINPSYVITGNIPVVIRESLLPKVFDMGDKLVEASKSIVPPGIIGPFCLQSLCTDSLEIVVFEMSARIDGGSNSFMNGSPYSFLYNGEPLSMGQRIAREIKLALSLNMIEKIIS; from the coding sequence ATGATAAAAAAAGATGAGATTATAGAGATATTTAATGAATATAATAAAGATGAAATAACTATAGCTACTTTAGGTAGCCATACAGCCTTACATATATTAAAAGGATCTAAATTAGAAGGGTTTTCCACAGTATGTATAACAGTGAAGGGTAGAGATATCCCATATAAAAGGTTTAGAGTAGCTGATAAATTTATATATGTAAATGATTTCTCAGAGATAAAGGATGAAGAAGTTCAAGAGAAGCTCAGGGAGATGAACTCTATAATTATTCCACATGGATCATTTATAGCCTACTGTGGGTTAGATAATATAGAGAAAAACTTCTATGTTCCTATGTTTGGAAATAGAATGATATTAAGATGGGAGGCAGAGAGGGATTTGGAGAGGAAGTTATTAGAAGAAGCTGGGATAAGAGTGCCTAAAAAATTTGAGGATCCAAATGATATAGATAGATGTGTAATTGTTAAATTTCCTGGGGCAAGGGGAGGAAAAGGATATTTCATAGCATCCTCCAAAGATGAATTCTATAAAAAAGCTAATGAATTAATTGATAAAGGTATACTAACAGATGAGGACTTAAAGAAAGCACATATAGAAGAATATATTATTGGAACAAACTTTTGTTTCCATTACTTCTACTCACCACTAAAAAATGAAGTTGAATTATTAGGAATTGATAAAAGATATGAGAGTAATATTGATGGATTAATAAGAATTCCTGCTAAGGATCAATTAGAATCAAATATTAATCCTAGTTATGTAATAACTGGAAATATACCTGTTGTTATTAGAGAGAGTCTCTTACCAAAAGTTTTTGATATGGGTGATAAATTAGTTGAAGCTTCAAAATCTATAGTTCCTCCAGGTATCATTGGACCATTTTGCTTACAGAGTTTATGTACTGACAGCTTAGAGATAGTAGTCTTTGAAATGTCAGCAAGAATAGATGGAGGAAGTAACAGTTTTATGAATGGTAGTCCATACTCATTCCTCTATAATGGAGAACCTCTAAGTATGGGTCAGAGAATAGCAAGAGAAATAAAATTAGCTTTAAGTTTAAACATGATAGAAAAAATAATTTCATAA
- a CDS encoding 4Fe-4S binding protein: MKISSLIKCLFLNVDKKYSKTKELDINECIGCGLCTKHCPTEAIKIFKFRNIICEHCGVCLDICDAIIGNRFSIDESKCKKCGICLLFCSIPVIKNNVPKPKTPIILEYKCNECGLCSCEAIDLKNKKIDENKCKFCLECVKKCPLKAIITPEEYVKSMFIKVDVESCIFCRMCEEVCPIKK, translated from the coding sequence ATGAAAATTTCTAGCTTAATAAAATGTCTATTTTTAAATGTGGATAAAAAATATTCAAAAACTAAAGAATTAGATATAAATGAATGTATAGGTTGTGGATTGTGTACAAAACACTGCCCTACAGAGGCTATAAAAATATTTAAATTTAGAAATATAATTTGTGAGCACTGTGGAGTTTGTTTAGATATATGTGATGCTATTATAGGGAATAGATTTTCTATAGATGAAAGCAAATGTAAAAAATGTGGAATTTGCCTACTTTTCTGTTCCATTCCTGTAATTAAAAATAATGTCCCAAAACCAAAAACTCCTATAATTTTAGAATACAAATGTAATGAATGTGGTTTATGTTCATGTGAAGCTATAGATTTAAAGAATAAAAAAATTGATGAAAACAAGTGTAAATTTTGTCTAGAATGTGTTAAAAAATGTCCATTAAAAGCTATAATTACTCCTGAAGAGTATGTTAAATCTATGTTCATTAAAGTTGATGTTGAAAGTTGTATATTTTGTAGGATGTGTGAAGAGGTATGTCCAATAAAAAAATAG
- a CDS encoding TIGR00304 family membrane protein, producing the protein MRALIFLGILLIFIGFFLVTLGMILPDKEKKEENVEYAGIIMIGPIPIVFGNSKNLIIFSILITILMIIWILMFLLSFRVVK; encoded by the coding sequence ATGAGGGCATTAATATTTTTAGGGATATTGTTAATATTCATAGGATTTTTTTTAGTAACATTGGGTATGATTTTACCAGATAAAGAGAAAAAAGAAGAGAATGTAGAATACGCTGGAATTATCATGATAGGCCCTATTCCAATAGTTTTTGGCAATTCAAAAAATCTAATTATATTCTCTATATTAATAACTATACTAATGATCATATGGATATTAATGTTCTTACTTTCTTTTAGGGTGGTAAAATGA
- the guaB gene encoding IMP dehydrogenase, translated as MFFKKLKEAEVAYTFDDVLLVPNASYVEPKETDVSTNLSGLKLNIPILSAAMDTVTEKEMAIALARLGGLGVIHRNMSIEEQVHQVLAVKKADEIVIKDVIVISPEETVKTAINLMETYSISGLPVVDGEKLVGIITHRDVKAIKDKDKKVKDVMTKDIVYAKENITEEEALDIMYSNRVERLPIVDDEMNLIGIVTLRDILKRRKYPQAARDKKGRLLVAAACGPHDFERAKALIEAEVDALVIDCAHAHNMRVVENIKKFKELCGDTVLIAGNIATKEAAEDLIAAGADVLKVGIGPGSICTTRIVAGVGVPQLTAIAKVADVAKNYEIPVIADGGIRYSGDIAKAIAAGADAVMLGSLLAGTDEAPGKLMVINGRKYKQYRGMGSLGAMMSGSGDRYFQTVDKSHMKHVKLVPEGVEGAVPYKGPVSEVIFQLLGGLRASLGYCGAKNLKELQEKGRFVIITQSGQRESHPHDILITNEAPNYPLGR; from the coding sequence TTGTTTTTTAAAAAGCTTAAAGAGGCTGAAGTAGCTTATACTTTTGATGATGTTCTACTTGTACCTAATGCCTCTTATGTAGAACCAAAAGAAACTGATGTTTCTACAAATTTATCAGGTTTAAAATTAAACATCCCTATTCTCTCTGCTGCTATGGATACAGTTACAGAAAAAGAGATGGCTATAGCATTAGCAAGATTGGGGGGGTTAGGGGTTATACACAGAAATATGAGTATTGAAGAGCAAGTTCATCAAGTTTTAGCAGTCAAAAAAGCTGATGAAATTGTAATTAAAGATGTAATTGTTATATCTCCAGAAGAAACTGTAAAAACTGCTATAAATCTGATGGAAACATATTCTATAAGTGGTTTACCAGTTGTAGATGGAGAAAAGTTAGTAGGGATAATAACACATAGAGATGTTAAAGCTATTAAAGATAAAGACAAAAAAGTTAAAGATGTAATGACAAAAGATATTGTTTATGCTAAAGAAAATATAACTGAAGAAGAAGCTTTAGATATAATGTACTCAAATAGAGTTGAGAGGCTACCAATAGTTGATGATGAGATGAATCTTATAGGTATTGTTACTTTAAGAGATATTTTAAAAAGAAGGAAGTATCCACAAGCTGCAAGAGATAAAAAAGGTAGGTTATTAGTTGCAGCAGCCTGTGGACCGCATGATTTTGAGAGGGCTAAAGCTTTAATAGAAGCTGAAGTTGATGCCCTTGTTATTGATTGTGCCCATGCCCACAACATGAGAGTTGTTGAGAATATTAAGAAATTTAAAGAACTTTGTGGTGACACTGTTTTAATTGCCGGAAATATAGCTACAAAAGAGGCTGCTGAGGATCTAATAGCTGCTGGTGCTGATGTTTTAAAAGTGGGTATTGGGCCGGGAAGTATATGTACTACAAGAATTGTTGCTGGTGTAGGAGTGCCACAATTAACAGCTATTGCTAAAGTTGCAGATGTAGCAAAAAATTATGAAATACCTGTAATAGCTGATGGAGGGATAAGATATAGTGGGGATATTGCTAAAGCTATAGCTGCTGGTGCTGATGCTGTAATGCTTGGTTCATTATTAGCAGGTACTGATGAAGCTCCTGGTAAGTTGATGGTTATAAATGGTAGAAAGTATAAACAGTACAGAGGAATGGGGTCATTGGGAGCTATGATGTCTGGTTCTGGAGATAGGTATTTCCAAACTGTTGATAAAAGTCATATGAAACATGTTAAACTAGTTCCTGAAGGTGTTGAGGGAGCAGTACCTTATAAAGGTCCAGTAAGTGAAGTTATTTTCCAACTATTGGGGGGTTTAAGAGCAAGCTTAGGATATTGTGGAGCTAAGAATTTAAAAGAGTTACAAGAAAAAGGAAGATTTGTTATCATAACCCAAAGTGGTCAAAGAGAGAGCCATCCACATGATATACTAATAACTAATGAAGCTCCTAACTACCCATTAGGGAGATGA
- a CDS encoding bifunctional L-myo-inositol-1-phosphate cytidylyltransferase/CDP-L-myo-inositol myo-inositolphosphotransferase — MEAVILSAGYGSRMGNIPKSLLKICGKEILYRTMKLLSECGVNKFYIVVNNIYRKDFEDFLKKHNFNAHLIINNNPERGNGYSLHIVKNHVKDRFILVMSDHIYTKEFIEDAIKGEGLIVDKYPKYVDIDEATKVKVKDGRVEKIGKELENFDAIDTGFFILDSGIFKITEELEKEKEIIEMREVVERAKLRVTFVNGKPWTDVDIPEDIKKAKRMLIETAVKGDKDGFISRYINRKISTKISYFLVDHFSPNTLTIWIFLFGILSALTVLYNPILGAILYQISSILDGVDGEIARARLETSKFGGYLDSILDRYVDGAFLSILAYKTLSSNLWFFIAMVALIGCIMISYTSERFRGAYGKDMYESIEILKKIPGKRDERIFFIMIMVILNLIKPMYLILAIYTNLRVAIMIYLSKKLV, encoded by the coding sequence ATGGAAGCTGTCATTTTATCAGCAGGTTATGGTTCAAGAATGGGAAATATCCCTAAATCTCTATTAAAAATATGTGGAAAAGAGATACTTTATAGGACAATGAAACTCTTGTCTGAGTGTGGAGTTAATAAGTTTTATATTGTTGTAAATAACATATATAGAAAAGATTTTGAAGATTTTCTAAAAAAGCATAATTTTAATGCTCATTTAATAATAAATAATAATCCTGAAAGAGGTAATGGTTATTCTTTACATATTGTTAAAAACCATGTTAAAGACAGATTCATATTAGTTATGAGTGACCACATCTATACAAAAGAATTTATTGAAGATGCTATAAAGGGTGAGGGGTTAATAGTTGATAAATATCCAAAATATGTTGATATAGATGAAGCCACAAAAGTGAAAGTAAAAGATGGAAGAGTTGAAAAAATTGGTAAAGAGTTAGAGAACTTTGATGCTATTGACACTGGATTTTTTATTTTAGATAGTGGAATATTTAAAATTACTGAAGAATTGGAGAAAGAAAAGGAAATTATTGAAATGAGAGAAGTTGTTGAAAGAGCTAAATTAAGAGTAACATTTGTTAATGGAAAACCTTGGACAGATGTTGATATACCAGAAGATATAAAAAAGGCTAAAAGGATGTTAATAGAAACTGCTGTTAAAGGGGATAAAGATGGGTTTATAAGTAGATATATAAATAGAAAAATATCTACAAAGATAAGTTATTTTTTAGTAGATCATTTTTCCCCAAATACATTAACTATATGGATATTCTTATTTGGGATACTATCAGCTTTAACAGTTTTATATAATCCCATATTAGGAGCAATACTTTATCAAATAAGCTCTATACTTGATGGAGTTGATGGAGAAATAGCCAGAGCTAGATTAGAAACTAGTAAATTTGGAGGATATTTGGATTCTATATTAGACAGGTATGTTGATGGAGCTTTTTTATCTATATTAGCTTATAAAACACTTTCAAGCAATCTTTGGTTTTTTATAGCTATGGTTGCTTTGATAGGGTGTATAATGATAAGTTACACATCAGAGAGATTTAGAGGTGCTTATGGAAAAGATATGTATGAAAGTATAGAAATACTAAAAAAGATTCCAGGAAAAAGAGATGAGAGAATATTTTTTATCATGATTATGGTAATTTTGAATTTAATAAAACCTATGTATCTTATTTTAGCTATATATACTAATTTAAGAGTAGCAATTATGATTTACTTATCAAAAAAATTAGTCTAA
- a CDS encoding CheF family chemotaxis protein — MSYVAKFSGRGVVITKHHRKLYSFLYKKWEPLDITLYRDKIVFDFGDNKIELSLDNIIDIGERIPEEIIKTSKYCLEGIEYYSTVTTYINFEKTVIAFATESMIYEKTLIISFLRKLFQILLNNKDVMVRYNIKENFYWEKGKIKFVDKKIRDKGIMRVEHYITVETKNDRYYLFTNIKDLKISEDKIKDRVLPVLEIVQKMWIKNISSYFYSDDWKVKLFILRYLREIMGLDIGILKYLD; from the coding sequence ATGAGTTATGTTGCAAAGTTTTCAGGGAGGGGCGTTGTGATAACCAAACATCATCGAAAATTATATAGTTTTTTGTATAAAAAATGGGAACCTTTAGATATCACATTATATAGGGATAAGATAGTATTTGATTTTGGAGATAATAAGATTGAACTAAGTTTAGATAATATTATTGATATAGGGGAAAGAATACCTGAGGAGATTATAAAAACTTCAAAATACTGTCTTGAAGGTATAGAGTATTATTCAACAGTGACCACATATATAAATTTTGAGAAGACTGTAATAGCTTTTGCTACAGAATCAATGATTTATGAAAAAACCCTAATAATAAGTTTTTTAAGGAAGCTATTCCAAATACTTTTAAATAATAAAGATGTTATGGTTAGGTATAACATAAAGGAGAATTTTTACTGGGAAAAAGGAAAAATTAAGTTTGTTGATAAGAAAATTAGAGATAAAGGAATTATGAGAGTTGAACATTATATCACAGTTGAGACAAAAAATGATAGATACTATTTATTTACAAATATTAAGGACTTGAAAATTAGTGAAGACAAAATAAAAGATAGGGTTTTACCTGTATTAGAGATAGTTCAAAAAATGTGGATAAAAAATATTTCTTCCTATTTTTACTCTGATGATTGGAAAGTAAAGTTGTTTATTCTTAGGTACTTAAGGGAGATAATGGGGTTGGATATAGGGATTTTAAAATATTTAGACTAA
- the cbiQ gene encoding cobalt ECF transporter T component CbiQ yields the protein MKYSIDTLAYNNNLKNVNPKLKVLFAILCLITSVISTSIVVPIVIFFVMSYLIIFKAKIPKKIYLYLITPAIGFGIFTLVFMSIWYGTNEIFSIPIFSFKISFHKYGLNLGLLVFSRMLGGVSSMLFLALTTPMPQLFYVLRDLKFPSVFIEMLMMIYRYIFVLLDEMIRIKFAQETRLGYKDLKTSYRSLGILAAQLFIRAFEKGEKAYLYMLSRCYDGKLRTLESIENPKLKDVLLIFIFEFILLILVFITKDIRIF from the coding sequence TTGAAATATAGTATAGATACATTAGCTTATAACAACAATTTAAAGAATGTAAATCCAAAATTGAAGGTTTTGTTTGCTATTTTATGTTTAATAACTTCAGTTATCTCAACATCAATAGTTGTTCCAATTGTTATATTTTTTGTAATGAGCTATCTTATAATATTTAAAGCAAAAATACCAAAAAAAATATATCTCTATCTTATAACTCCAGCTATTGGCTTTGGAATATTTACATTAGTGTTTATGAGTATTTGGTATGGAACTAATGAGATCTTCTCTATTCCTATCTTTAGTTTTAAAATATCTTTTCATAAATATGGATTAAATTTAGGACTGTTAGTTTTTAGCAGAATGTTAGGGGGAGTTTCATCAATGTTATTCTTAGCTTTAACTACACCAATGCCTCAACTTTTTTATGTTTTAAGAGATTTAAAGTTTCCATCAGTGTTTATTGAAATGTTAATGATGATCTATAGATACATCTTTGTATTGTTAGATGAAATGATCAGAATAAAATTTGCCCAAGAAACAAGGTTAGGTTATAAAGATTTAAAAACATCATATAGATCTCTTGGTATATTAGCTGCACAGCTTTTTATTAGGGCTTTTGAAAAAGGGGAGAAAGCTTATTTATATATGCTTAGTAGATGCTATGATGGAAAGTTAAGAACATTGGAAAGTATAGAAAATCCAAAATTGAAAGATGTGTTATTAATTTTTATCTTTGAATTTATTTTATTAATTTTAGTATTTATCACAAAAGACATCAGAATTTTTTAA
- a CDS encoding energy-coupling factor ABC transporter substrate-binding protein — protein METKHIVLLGIIILLCVIPLAFVKGSFEGSDDQAEDVIKDVNPQYHPWFQPIWEPPSGEIESLLFAVQAAIGAIIIGYFIGYYKGKAESTH, from the coding sequence ATGGAAACCAAACATATTGTTCTATTAGGGATAATTATTCTCCTATGTGTCATCCCTTTAGCATTTGTTAAAGGTAGTTTTGAAGGTTCTGACGATCAGGCTGAGGATGTAATAAAAGATGTTAATCCACAATATCATCCATGGTTTCAACCAATATGGGAACCACCTAGTGGAGAGATAGAGAGTTTATTATTTGCAGTACAAGCTGCTATTGGGGCAATAATTATTGGATACTTTATAGGTTACTATAAAGGTAAAGCTGAATCCACACACTAA
- a CDS encoding 2-oxoacid:ferredoxin oxidoreductase subunit beta produces the protein MHFAIKYLREDRLPHIFCPGCGNGIVINCFVKALIDLNIKPEDYIAVSGIGCSSRIPGYLYCDSLHTTHGRAIAFATGVKIARPDKYVVVFTGDGDLAAIGGNHFIHGCRRNIDLTVICVNNNIYGMTGGQVSPTTPHGKRATTAPYGNIENELDLCKLAISAGASYVARWTTAHPIQLVRSIKKGLKKKGFAFIEVISQCPTYYGRLNISRKPVDVLKYIKDHSININKAKNMDEEELKDKIIVGEFLDVEKKEFVEELNKLIEKVKQ, from the coding sequence TTGCACTTTGCTATAAAATATTTGAGGGAAGATAGATTACCCCACATATTTTGTCCAGGATGTGGAAATGGAATTGTAATAAACTGTTTTGTAAAAGCTTTAATAGATTTAAATATAAAGCCTGAAGATTATATAGCTGTTTCTGGAATTGGATGTTCTTCAAGAATACCAGGATATTTATACTGTGATTCCCTACATACAACACATGGTAGGGCTATAGCCTTTGCTACTGGTGTGAAGATAGCTAGGCCTGATAAATATGTTGTAGTTTTTACTGGAGATGGAGATTTGGCAGCAATAGGGGGGAACCATTTTATACATGGATGTAGAAGGAATATTGATTTAACTGTTATATGTGTAAATAACAATATTTATGGAATGACAGGAGGGCAAGTTTCTCCAACAACTCCACATGGGAAAAGAGCCACAACAGCACCTTATGGCAATATCGAAAATGAACTTGATTTATGTAAATTGGCAATCTCTGCAGGAGCATCTTATGTTGCAAGATGGACAACAGCACATCCTATACAGCTAGTTAGATCAATAAAAAAGGGATTAAAAAAGAAAGGATTTGCCTTTATTGAGGTAATTTCACAGTGTCCAACATACTATGGAAGGTTAAATATTTCAAGAAAGCCTGTTGATGTGTTAAAGTATATTAAAGATCATTCAATTAATATTAACAAAGCTAAAAATATGGATGAAGAGGAGCTAAAAGATAAAATTATTGTTGGAGAGTTTTTAGATGTTGAGAAGAAGGAGTTTGTTGAAGAGTTAAATAAGTTAATAGAAAAAGTGAAACAATGA
- a CDS encoding DUF434 domain-containing protein yields the protein MSNKKIEEAKKDFKYLINRGYKKEVAINFVGNHYKLTKLERLRILREVHSDKEIEIVKNKLTPLKELKRVYVDGFNVLITIEAFLKNRVFLCDDGIYRDLERVYGKYKIGEYTEKAIKLLLNVLKDKEFCIYLDAQVSKSGELARRIREKIEKMNLKGKVLCVKNCDSILKTKPAVMTSDLYIILSEDVKHVVDIIKEVK from the coding sequence ATGTCCAATAAAAAAATAGAAGAGGCTAAAAAAGATTTTAAATATTTAATAAACAGGGGATATAAAAAAGAAGTGGCAATAAATTTTGTAGGAAATCATTATAAATTGACAAAATTGGAAAGATTAAGAATTTTAAGAGAAGTGCACAGTGATAAAGAAATAGAAATTGTTAAGAATAAATTAACTCCATTAAAAGAGTTAAAAAGAGTGTATGTAGATGGATTTAATGTTCTTATAACAATTGAAGCTTTTTTAAAGAATAGAGTTTTTTTATGTGATGATGGGATATATAGGGACTTAGAAAGGGTTTATGGAAAATATAAAATTGGAGAATATACTGAGAAAGCTATTAAATTGCTATTAAATGTTTTAAAAGATAAAGAATTTTGTATATATTTGGATGCTCAAGTTTCTAAAAGTGGAGAGTTAGCCAGAAGGATTAGAGAAAAGATAGAAAAAATGAATTTAAAAGGTAAAGTACTCTGTGTTAAAAACTGTGATTCTATTTTAAAAACAAAGCCTGCTGTAATGACATCTGATTTATACATTATTTTAAGTGAAGATGTTAAACATGTTGTAGATATTATCAAAGAGGTGAAATAA
- a CDS encoding energy-coupling factor ABC transporter permease, translating into MHIMEGFLPPMWCAFWYILSGIVWIYGVMQLKKLFDEMPEAKPLVAIAGAYMFILSSLKMPSVTGSCSHPCGNGLGAVLFGPSVTAVLASIVLLFQALFLAHGGITTLGANVFSMGIVGPFVGWLIYKALKGKMDSTYVVGLAAMFADWATYATTSLQLTLAFPGKDPIATFTAFATVFAITQIPLAIAEGLLTMIIWDYLKKLKPDLLLKLGVIDESEINVNVAPAGGE; encoded by the coding sequence ATGCACATTATGGAAGGTTTCTTACCACCTATGTGGTGTGCATTTTGGTATATATTGTCAGGTATTGTTTGGATTTATGGGGTTATGCAACTGAAAAAACTGTTTGATGAGATGCCTGAAGCTAAACCATTGGTTGCTATAGCAGGTGCATATATGTTTATCCTCAGTTCTTTAAAAATGCCTTCAGTTACTGGAAGTTGTTCTCATCCATGTGGTAATGGTTTAGGGGCAGTATTATTTGGTCCTTCTGTTACTGCAGTGTTAGCATCTATTGTTCTACTGTTCCAAGCATTATTTTTAGCACATGGAGGGATTACAACATTAGGAGCTAATGTTTTCTCAATGGGTATTGTTGGACCATTTGTAGGATGGTTGATATATAAAGCTCTAAAAGGAAAAATGGATTCTACATATGTTGTAGGTTTAGCAGCAATGTTTGCTGATTGGGCTACTTATGCTACAACATCTCTTCAACTAACATTAGCCTTTCCTGGAAAAGACCCTATAGCTACATTTACAGCATTTGCTACAGTATTTGCAATAACACAAATCCCATTAGCTATAGCTGAAGGTTTATTAACAATGATAATTTGGGATTATCTAAAGAAATTAAAACCAGACTTATTATTAAAGTTGGGAGTTATTGATGAAAGTGAAATTAATGTAAATGTAGCTCCTGCTGGAGGTGAATAA
- a CDS encoding FprA family A-type flavoprotein, with protein MKADAVKIADGVYWVGVLDWDIRVYHGYTLKGTTYNAYLVFGDEKVAIIDNTYPGTSAQMWARIKDAFEKEGREFKIDVIVQNHVEKDHSGALPEIHKKFPEAPIYCTEVAVKGLKKHYPSLENAPFKVVKTGDTVDLGGKTLTFLEAPLLHWPDSMFTFYNEGGILFSNDAFGQHLCYPAHKRFDKDIPEYVLMDANQKFYANLITPLSKLVLKKFEEVKNLGLLEKIKMIAPSHGQIWTDPMKVIKAYQDFATGKAAKDKVTIVYDTMHYSTQKMAHAFAEGLMSEGIDVVMYFLHYDERSEIVKDILDSKALLLGAPTIYDEPYPSVGDLIYYLRGLKFNRAGFKRLALVFGSMGGEGGAVNRLEEELKSCGFEVIDKYELYYVPTKDELENCYNMGKRLAAKIKDMKI; from the coding sequence ATGAAAGCAGATGCTGTAAAGATTGCAGACGGAGTTTATTGGGTAGGAGTTTTAGATTGGGATATAAGAGTTTATCATGGGTATACATTAAAGGGAACTACTTATAATGCATATTTAGTCTTTGGAGATGAGAAAGTAGCTATAATAGACAACACCTATCCAGGAACTTCTGCTCAAATGTGGGCAAGAATAAAAGATGCATTTGAGAAAGAAGGAAGAGAGTTTAAGATAGATGTTATAGTACAAAACCATGTAGAAAAAGATCACAGTGGAGCATTACCAGAGATTCATAAAAAATTCCCTGAAGCACCAATATACTGTACAGAAGTTGCTGTTAAAGGACTGAAGAAGCATTACCCATCATTAGAAAATGCTCCATTTAAAGTAGTTAAAACAGGGGATACAGTTGATTTAGGAGGTAAGACATTAACATTCTTAGAAGCTCCTCTATTACATTGGCCAGACAGTATGTTCACATTCTACAATGAGGGAGGAATATTATTCTCAAATGATGCATTTGGACAACACCTATGCTACCCAGCCCATAAGAGATTTGATAAAGACATTCCTGAATATGTATTAATGGATGCTAATCAGAAATTCTATGCTAACTTAATAACACCTCTATCAAAACTTGTATTAAAGAAATTTGAAGAGGTTAAAAACTTAGGATTATTAGAGAAAATAAAAATGATAGCTCCTTCACATGGTCAAATATGGACAGATCCAATGAAGGTTATTAAGGCATATCAAGACTTTGCTACAGGAAAGGCTGCTAAAGATAAAGTCACAATTGTATATGATACAATGCACTACTCAACACAAAAAATGGCTCATGCATTTGCTGAAGGATTAATGAGTGAGGGAATTGATGTAGTTATGTACTTCCTACACTATGATGAGAGAAGTGAAATAGTTAAAGATATATTAGATAGTAAAGCCCTATTATTAGGAGCTCCAACAATCTATGATGAACCATATCCAAGTGTTGGAGACTTAATTTATTACTTAAGAGGTTTGAAGTTCAATAGAGCAGGATTTAAGAGACTAGCTTTAGTCTTTGGATCTATGGGTGGAGAAGGAGGAGCTGTAAATAGATTAGAAGAAGAATTAAAATCTTGTGGATTTGAAGTTATTGATAAATATGAACTTTACTATGTCCCAACAAAAGATGAATTAGAAAACTGCTATAATATGGGTAAGAGATTAGCAGCTAAAATAAAAGATATGAAGATTTAA